In the genome of Triplophysa dalaica isolate WHDGS20190420 chromosome 17, ASM1584641v1, whole genome shotgun sequence, the window gcgccacctgctgACAGAACAAAACTCTGACACAAACAATCCcacttcattaaaaacattcaaggtTGTTCTCACTGCTGTTTGAcagcaaataaatgaaactttaaGGTCAAAAGACACTTCGTTAGATTTACCCACGATAAATAAAGAGACATGTTAAgataaataaagacagattttatttaatttataacttTTCCAAGCATTTTACAGTCGGTccaaacacagaagaagacCTGAGCACGTCTGACACAACACTGTGAGGGGTTTTCATTTCTAGACAACACACACTTCGATTTCAGAGGAAAACACAGAATGATACGAAATACTGTCATCATAATAAAAGCTAATACTGTTAATATCATAGAAAAACACACAGGAATAATCTCTCAATATGCATTTCCATAAATACGTAGAAGAACATTTACTAATATGAATCATTCAGACGCAGTAATTCAatcttaatcattttaatagcTGAAAAGTGCATATGTCCTCAGAGGAGCTTCTCTTAGTGTGTAAAGATCCTGAGATTGAAACGCAGCACATAataattcattcaaatcttAAAACTTCTGCAGCATATCGTGAAGAGTtcagactgatctgagaccagcGCTTACTTCTGATCACAGGTGTGTTTGAGACATCATTTCTGCATCTTCATGACGACTGTCAGGCAGGCCTATCATGGTCCACAAGCCAAACTTGTCATGTCCAGTGTGCACATATGTGTGTCATTTGTTGTATAAACTGTAACAGTGTCATGTATTGAGAAAGTGCACGTGACACAAGAGATGATCTTCACGGGTTTACAGGATTTAAACATGCAGCTGTGAACATCATCGTCATGGTGAAATAAAGCAATGATGCTTCGAAGCAGACGCTGTGACGCCATCTGGTGGTCAAAATAATGAAGTGCACCAACAAACCCAGTCATACACACACGGGTACTGGTGATGTTTAAAGGGGAACTTCGCCAAAAATCGAAAATTCGCCATTAataactcaccctcaagtacTTTAACATCCCCAGGACCTCTGTTTTCCCCTGACGCAAATGAAGGTAGTTTTGAaagctttctgactcctctATAGATTGCAACCTAACCAAACACACGAGCCACATGACAGTACATATGGTGTCTGCATCATGACAGTACATATGGTGTCTGCATCATGACAGTACATATGGTGTCAGCATCATGACAGTACATATGGTGTCAGCATCGCTCACGCAGGAAGTTTTTTATATAATCgttagttttgtttgtgtgagcACAAAAACTATCCTCGTcgcattatattaatttatactgaACCACCAGAGTCCCGTTGGCAATTTTACGATGTCTTTACGCACTTTCAGCGCTTTGAAGATTGGTTGTGTTGCAATTTTAGGAGCTTCCAAAACTACCTTCATTTGCATTTCGTGGAAAAATGGAGGTCATGCAGATGTTAAACTACTGGAGGGCGAGTAattgatggcagaattttcattttgggccGTAGTTCATCTTTAAGCCTTAAACACAtcacaagacttttgctcagattttcagtctggacttgttgcagaacatctgtgccagtctgcagatttgatcagttagcagggcagtgttgtcttgctcaccgggagactgcatttattcatatatttaattctttattagaTATtctttattagaatgatcttgtttggtctataaacaccatgcactgggctgtgttttacctttctgtgttttcagtttttcttattttctcctgtaaagctgctttggaacattgcacattttgaaaagcgctatataaataaactgaataGAAAGTTAGTGGGTTTCTaactgaaactttcaaaaagtccgCAAGTGTATGAGGTCTGATTAATAAAACTCTGTTCAGATTTGAAAAGTCTTGTAGTCTATTCCAGACATTACTTGTGTGTACGTCAGGTGTCATGTGGTTCCTGTGACATCATGTCATTTATTAGAAAGAAGATTGATTGGTCTGTAAGGTCACTTAAAGACAGCCTATACTCGGATTTAATATGAACTCCTCATGTGCACTTCATACATGAACTATCAAGATGAATGACATAAAGAACAGTAATGGAGGAAACTGACGTTTGTGTTTCTGTAACTCACTAACTCAAGTGTTAGATCTATATAAAATCAATCAGTTTCAGTTTGAGCTTTAATATGAAGGATTGTTTTTCAAGGTGTCTGGTAAACAGTGTGCATCTGCTGGTTGTGTGTCTGCACATTTGGCATGATTTTAAGGGTGAGATCATGAATGTTGAACTTTGAGTGTGTGATTTGTCTTCGTCAATCAGTACCTTgataatgttgtgtgtgtgtgtctctgtttaGATCAATTTACTTGAATCCACAGCAGCCTGACGTCTCTCTCTCCTCCGGCTCCATCAGCTCGTGCAGGTGAAATCTGGGTCTGATGGGCATCTGTATCGAGCATCTCACCAGCTCCCTGTACAGGACAGATATAGAATTAAACCTGCAATCTTATCTGTGTGTGTAGAAGACGTCTGGACGGGTCTAAAGGAATGTTCTGCATTATTCTCTTAAAGCCGTTCTTGACTATTTCCAGTGGCAAATTTCCTGGACTTTTTCAGGTGGATGAAAGAGTTTTCTTCATTCTGCATCATGTTCTCGTGTTTGATGTCATTGTTATGACACTGAACTCACCTGGCTACAGTTATAAAGGCCTGATCCACATTGAGTCCGGTCTTAGCGCTGGTCTCCAGGAAAATGACCCCAAACTCCTGTCAGAACAGCTTGAGAATGAGTTGAACTGTACAGCAGTCCATACATGAGACACATCAGTGAGTGTGCGTCTGTGTGATGTCTGTGACTCACTCTGGCCAGTTTCTCTCCGTCTTCTCGTCTGATCACTCTCGCACCGGACATGTCCGTCTGATAACAGAAGAATCACTCACGCTCGGATTTCTCTCTAATAAATAAAACGCATTATAAACTCAAACTCATTTTACCTTGTTGCCAAGCAACATGATGACCACCTCATCCTGAGCATACTCATGGATCTCTGATAGCCATGCCTTCGAAACAGAAACAGCCAATAAGATGAAGATGAGCATGTCTCGGTGGACGCGTATATAATGAGGCTTAAAAGTCAAAGGATggaatgatgaaaataattttttaccCGTGTGTTATCGAAGGATGATCTGCTGGTGACGTCATACAGCAAGAGCAGCGCTGAgagaataaacaacaacaaaacttgACAACATTATTTCATATAACAGACACAGTTATATGACAGTCAGAGGAACAGAGTCAGACTGAATCATTCCACGTGTGATCTTCAGCTCACCTTGAGCGTCTCTGTAATATGCGTGTGTGACGCTGCGAAATCTCTCCTGTCCTGCTGTGTCCCAGatctgacacacaaacacacacatcatcacctGCTCATTTACTCTCATGCATTTTCATGTGTACACTTGTAAACATTAGTAAATAGTGGAATCAATGCAGCagtattctgttgaacacatgaTGTTCGTCACTCACCTGTAATCTCACCTTCAGCTCATCCACTGTAAGAACTTTATTCTGaccacaacacaaaacacaaacactttctttatCGCACTCAATCTGACTAAAAGTCTATTGAAAAGTTGTGTAAGGTTATAATACCGTAAATCCAATTCCCACTGTGGCAGAAAAAGATCCAGGGATGAATTTTCCCTGATCAAACTGAACCAGCAGAGATGTTTTCCCCACACCACTGTCTCCCACCAGGATGGTCTAGAAGAGAAGAGAACGAAGAGAACGAGAAGAGGAATAAGAGAAGAGaataaagaggaggagagaagagAACGAGAAGAGGAATAAGAGaagagaatgaagaggaggagagaagagaatgaagaggaggagagaagagaagaggaatAAGAGAAGAGAACGAGAAGAGGAATAAGAGaagagaatgaagaggaggagagaagagaatgaagaggaggagagaagagaatgaagaggaggagagaagagaatgaagaggaggatagaagagaatgaagaggaggatagaagagaatgaagaggaggagagaagagaagaggaatAAGAGAAGAGAACGAGAAGAGGAATAAAAGaagagaatgaagaggaggagagaagagAATGAAGAGGAATAAGAGAAGAGaataaagaggaggagagaagagaagaggaatAAGAGaagagaatgaagaggaggagagaagagAATGAAGAGGAATAAGAGAAGAGaataaagaggaggagagaagagaagaggaataagagaagagaataaagaggaggagagaagagaagaggaatAAGAGaagagaatgaagaggaggagagaagagAAATAAGAGaagagaatgaagaggaggagagaagagAAATAAGAGaagagaatgaagaggaggagagaagagAAATAAGAGAAGAGAAATCAGACAGAAATCATATCACACTGACGCATTCATAAAATGTGTCTCAGATGATATTAAAGATTTATCGAAACAATCCTGATATCactgtatgtacagtaaaaGAATAAGACTGGTGCCGATGAAGATGCTGTTGCCATAACAACATCAGTCTATGCCAACAGGAAGTAATCAGGCGGAAGAAACACAGATGCTGCGGAATTCATCAATAACCAGAAACACAACCAACGAATGtcatcaaaaataaaacgtGTTTATGTTCGGCCACAAATGAGACAACAGAGTGAACCAAACACAAGTCTGTGTAAATACTGATTACATAACTGAACATCcacaagagtgtgtgtgtgtgtgtgtgtgtgtgtgtgtgtgtgtgcgcctgtgtGAACTTGCGTGCGTGTGCAGTCCAAACAACCATTCTAGACGTTGCATATTCAGACACAATAACACACTATAATCACAACCATATATCATGATTTCATCACACACTATGGACTcattacacacaaataaataagtcACAGAGAAAATTTCTATTAAATTATATGATCtatattttacacaacatgaaaaCAATCTCGCATTAAGGCAGCTGCTTAAcgttaaatgatgaaagaacacaaacaaacaacatcgCATCtcatgcagtgtgtgtgtatctgtctgtGATATCTGACACAGTTACCTTGTGTGTTAAATCTTGATCATAAGCGACTCCAGCAGCGCTGATCTGATCCATCACTGAGCGATTGATGTCACTGGAGCGCGCGCTGCGCGTACACAAACCTAGCGCGCACATGCGTGACGACACAACGACACAAATGTACGTCATTTTGCCAACGGgtacagtcacacacacactcacacacaaacacgagACCATCATAATAACcacaagaaaaatatatactgcCTCAAAATGTGAACATGTTGTTATTGGGTTAGTTCGCTTTTTGTCTTATAGTTATTACTCCTttatcaaaacaacacaacggcagtttgattgatataacTTAATTTgggttatctgtttttgcaaatgaactcttccaAATATTGTCAAAAAAAGATTACAGGTTCTCTAAGGATTCGTGTTAAAAGTGGATGAAGTTTTTATGGCGGCCACTAGATGACACTACAGACAATAATATTGAGTTCTGTCCATGTGACTTTAAAGCATCTTAAAACTCTCAGAAAATTGAAGATAGTTTTTCAAACTCACACTGTGCCTCAGTTATAGTTTTTGGAGATTAAAATTTCAAGATTTCAATTGGAAAGAGACCTTTACATTTTCAAGACGTTTTTGTATTACTACAAAAGTTTGGGGGGGTctcattttattgtcatttcattttattgttgatTAAGATTGTTCATTGGATTTATCCTGAAAAAAAGGGTAATAGGAAGATTTTGTAAAGATAATgatttaaactgtgttttttgcaTAGGGAGAAGagactattatttatttattttatgattgtgtttacacaatttatATACACAATTATTTTGATGTGACTTGAATTTCTTTATCAAAAAGTATACAAACTTCGAATTtggatttaaagaaaaaaggtgtcctatttttttataataattagcAATTTAAACCATGATATATCGTTAGCCTCCTTATGTACTGTTTATATGGGATTTTTtatccataaatgtaaatgggcattgagaaaaaaataaaattcactcaatttaaaatataaatagttcaCTTCTTAAATGCTTTGacagacataaaaaataataaagcaataaaaagtGTAAATTATTGGAAAGCCTTGAATCTATCCTTTGATTAATTTGTGatttgatgtttgttgtgtcgcaaattcttttttctcttcttttctttctgaaCTTTTTTATTGTATCGTTTTTTCTGATGTCATACATCATACGCACAggatttttgtttatatatatctaAATGAATGTTCACTTAGAATTTTATTtgcaatgtttatatttatttcaagcaGTTCATTTTCAGTTCATTCAGAGAAGTTTACTGTAACACACCCTGAGGTCCTttagaaatcttatttttttcacaaataaatgattgatgaaaataattttaacattcTCAGTAATATGATTCTGAAGGACTATATTATTTAAGTGAACGTGAAACAGGTGTGTTTTCAGTTGTTTCTTGAAAGTAAGGGTGGACGTTTTGAGTGTTTTGGTGCCTTATTCGGATTGGACATTCAGGCGTTACTGATTTACAGAGCGTAACATCTgaccaaaccaaaccaaacccGCCCATCACACTGGAGATGGTGgactagtgggttaaaccactgaattggtaaatcaaaggttgctggttcgatcccagcagccaccaccagtgtgtccttgagcaagacactttactccatgttgctccagggggattgtccctgtaataagtgcactgtaagtcactttggataaaagcgtctgccaaatgactaaatgtatcaCTCCCTCACCTCCACTGTAAGAACATCATGACACGACCTTCACCACTGAACActtcattctctctctgttAAATGAACATCTTTACAAGGCCTGACGTCACACTCACATTATCTCTGTGGGGCATTCCATAggtgtaatgagttgtatattttatgagtttattttatcccctaacccaATCCCTTAACCTAAAGATCCTAGAAATGCATTTTTAGGTTTTATTAAATGATCGTTCTGTACAATTGATAAGCTTTTGTGCCTGTGGAGAGCTCAATTTTAGtgcccacagtgacacgagtccccatgagttggtgtgtattcaggtttaggtccccactaacatataaaaaccaagtccacacacacacacacacacacacacacacacgcacaagcattaccacacacacatgcgcacacacactgcTCAGGCCTCAATAACTCAACAACACACAGTTGTTTTCTAAAATCTCACATTGTTCTCATAGTTTCCAGGCAGCAGTTCAGTGCTTCAGACATTTGTGGTGAAATCTGGAGGCAATTCAACGTTCAGTCTGAGTGCAATCAAGTGAAATCTGATGTATCTggaatgtgagagagagatgtttgaCTTGTTTTCAGGGGAGACCTCAGGCTAGATTCATCCAAATCACATCAAATTCACTTCAATGTTACTGTCATAGTTATCCAATGTTTGTGAAGGGATTAAAGATGGGAAGCAGACAAAAAGATTTACTGTAAAGAACATCAGGATGAAGTTGGAAAACAGAGAGAGTTCCACATGCTTCATGCATCAATCTGCACTGTGTGACTTTCTGTTTTTTGAGTCTGTAATGTGTCTGAatcaatgacacacacacagaacaaagCCATAGTGTttacatcagacacacacactgcacaacACAATTCatcatgtttatttctgttaaagatctaatcaaataaaacagaatcGAACAGTTTCATGATTTGTAGGTGTGATGTCAGAAACGGAAGAAAGAAAACTGCCTGTTTTATGACTTCAGTGTGTGATGTGTGCTGGAGGCACGAGAGGGATTGAGCTGaaacaacaatgaacaataGAGTCAAACGCCCTCGACCGGACATTCTTGTGTCTGAGTTCTCCGTCTGATCACTGCACTGAAACTCAAGACAGTTCTGAGATCGGTCTCAGCATTCATCATCACCACACCTCTGTAACATCCAGACAGCTTCAGTATcatgcagtgcattgtgggattgctGTAGGCTATCTGATGCTTCAGATGCTGACTGAAAGAAGGTCTCAGACGGGCtagtattacagtttttctggattgctaacacacaattcatcAAACAATTCACTATTTTCTGACaacaataaacacattctcagaacaacACACCAACTTGTACAAACCCCACACAAACAGCCTCCATTTGCAAAGGTTGAAgcatgttctcattcagaaaacacaaacacacaatataatgaactgaagtgtcaagatgtaaactcaaacagcacacatttgtccataaataaacattcagtgtgaaaaaaactgatgacacacacatgagaatgTCAGGATCATATCAACAGGAGCTCATCCTACAATCATCTGCTGGACATTATACTTACAGTctcatcacacaacacacattatatcagagacatttctctaTTCTGTATCCAGTAAACTGCACATATACACACTCAAATTTGTGATTGTCAAGTTTACAAGTTGGTAATTGTAGCCGTTTCACCTGTTAGTATTTTTGCAGAGAATACAGAATACTTTTATGAAATTGTGCCAAAGGTTCAGAGGATGACATATATCTTCTCCTATTGACATATGTCTTCACTGcattgtttcctttatcttctctgtaagtcactttgtatAAAAGAATCGGCTAAAcgcctgaatgtaaatgttatttgtgcagttgtgtactgtattgtgttgcatgacCAGTTCAAATTGTTCTTTGGTTTTGAACTGTCCTTGTCTTATGAGATCATCTTTACAGtgatgtttaatttttattttttcctaaaacATACTTGTATTTTGCTCTATCTGCACTTCTTTATGTTGTATATTCTTATAAACACTAAGCTgtcaaattattcttgaatcccAGCAGGAGGTTTTAGTAACAGTGTATTGAGTTGATCTCACCAGTGTCTCAGACTGTTGTGTGTGGGTGATTTTGAGATCTTGTGTGTCATGTCAGCAggaaaagtttgttttcttcatCAAGTGTGAAAGGTTTTGAGAAGAGAGCTTCATTTTGAGGACGTTTGGggatttgtgtttactgttttgaAAATGCGAGGCATAAtacaagaaatgtgtttaagcaattgagaaaaactgtgacAGTGAAGAATCAACATTAGACATTCAGAGAATGTGTGAAATCTTTGTGTGCTTCATTGTGCTTACACCACGTCTGGACCAGCTCATCACATTCTCATGAGGTGTAAAGATCTCGTCAGACCAGTTTCTCTACTGTCTAAAGcaacagctctctctctctctctctctctctctctctctctctctctctttatctctctctctctctctctttatctctctctctctctctctctctctttatctctctctctctctctttatctctctctctctgtctttatctctctctctctctctctctttctctctctcgctctctcgctctctctctctctctctttatctctctatctctctcactctctctctctttatctctctctttctctctctctctctctctctctctctttatctctctctctctctctttatctctctctctctgtctttatctctctctctctctctctctttctctctctcgctctctcgctctctctctctctctctttatctctctatctctctcactctctctctctctctctctttatctctctctctctctctctctcctctctctctctctctctctctctctctctctctcactctctcactctgtgtCAGTGTTGAATGCTGGGCTGGACCTGTAATTCTCTTTCTTAAGACATGATTCAGCAGTTATTAGGTTAATCATAAGTGTCTATGGCAGtttcacacaaaagaaaaataactttttctgtcGGACAATTGTcttcaaaacaaatgtgttgataattaatattcataactaCCGACGTCCACTGACGAGGCAGTCTTGtgtaattaatattcatgagtcaAGCTTTCTCACAGTCTGATTGGAGGATTGCCGGACAGTGCAGGGTTAGTGGCTGAAGGGGGAGGAGCTCGAGTTTCGAGGACGCGCTCGATCGGTGGACGCGCACCGGGTCGGGGAAGTTCATACGCGCAGAAAGTCGCCGGACAGCAGAGATGAATCCCGGAGATTAAACGATAACACGGACATTGATAATCAAAGAGAAATAAAGTTCAGAGAGTATCATAGAGATCGTGTGTGCTGCAGTATGGTGAGTGCTTCACTATTATATCGAGTGTCGTGTTTAAAGCGCGTTTCCTCTGAGCTCCGTCGTCTTTTATTTCATCTGTTTATAAGATTAAAGTTCACTGAGTTCAACACTTTAAACGAAAATGTCTATTAGTCGGGTCGTTGAACATCATGAGAGTTTGAATGTGTCTGTTgacaataaacaacacacaaacttgATTAGTGTATTATTGAATCTGTCCCTGTTCACTGTTTGTGTAACTGGTGCtacacaatacatttataaattaaatcagTATATCGGTGTTATATCTCATTGTGTGAAGCTTCAGGTGATGTTAGTTTGGCTTTAAACTGGTGTCTGACAGAAACAGCAGTAAGTGAAGTAATCTGTACATTATGCCTGTGAGTTATGATGAGTGTTTATGTATTTCTGATGATCACTCACTGTTGTTAAAGGTCACGTGCAGCTCGTGCATTGTGTTGTCTGacagaaacaggaagttagGTGGAAGGTCTCAcctctttttaaataagcaatAGTGTCATGATATATGTGCAGGTGATTGTGTTCTCACGCGGGTTATCAGTGATAAACTGAACTATACATAAACAA includes:
- the LOC130438563 gene encoding ras-related protein Rab-37; translated protein: MDQISAAGVAYDQDLTHKTILVGDSGVGKTSLLVQFDQGKFIPGSFSATVGIGFTNKVLTVDELKVRLQIWDTAGQERFRSVTHAYYRDAQALLLLYDVTSRSSFDNTRAWLSEIHEYAQDEVVIMLLGNKTDMSGARVIRREDGEKLAREFGVIFLETSAKTGLNVDQAFITVARELVRCSIQMPIRPRFHLHELMEPEERETSGCCGFK